One Diospyros lotus cultivar Yz01 chromosome 1, ASM1463336v1, whole genome shotgun sequence genomic window carries:
- the LOC127797138 gene encoding probable carboxylesterase 15: MVYQKNIVDEVSGWLTVFDDGSVDRTWRGPPQVKFMAEPVPPHDVFIDGVAVRDVVDDVYPELRVRIYLPETRGDRNDKLPVVLHFHGGGFCISQADWFMYYHFYTRLAREADAIFVSVYLPLAPEHRLPAAADRGFSALLWLRDLADQLSNSPDQWLNTYADFSRVFLIGDSSGGNLVHEVAARAGDVDLGRVRLAGAIPIHPGFVRSQRSKSELEQPESPFLTLDMVDKFLKLGLPVGTTKDHPLTCPMGAAAPPLAGLKLPPMMFCVAENDLIKDTEMEYYEALKKANKDVELFISSGMGHSFYLNKLAVDMDPKTGTETGKLIAAVAEFIGRRAHY; encoded by the coding sequence ATGGTGTACCAGAAGAACATCGTCGACGAGGTCTCCGGCTGGCTTACGGTCTTCGATGACGGCTCTGTGGACAGGACCTGGCGGGGTCCTCCCCAGGTCAAGTTCATGGCGGAGCCGGTGCCGCCTCATGACGTTTTTATCGACGGTGTGGCCGTAAGGGACGTCGTCGACGACGTATATCCAGAGCTTCGAGTTCGAATCTACCTTCCAGAGACTCGCGGTGATAGGAATGACAAGTTGCCGGTTGTTCTCCATTTCCACGGCGGCGGGTTTTGCATCAGCCAAGCCGACTGGTTCATGTACTACCATTTCTACACTCGGCTTGCTCGGGAGGCCGACGCCATTTTCGTGTCGGTCTACCTCCCTCTGGCCCCCGAACACCGCCTCCCGGCCGCCGCCGATAGAGGATTCTCTGCTCTCCTCTGGCTGCGCGATTTGGCTGACCAGCTGTCGAATTCACCCGACCAGTGGCTCAACACCTACGCCGACTTCAGCAGAGTATTCCTCATCGGAGACAGCTCCGGCGGGAACCTGGTGCACGAAGTGGCCGCACGCGCCGGCGACGTGGACCTGGGTCGGGTGAGGCTAGCGGGCGCGATCCCGATCCACCCGGGGTTCGTCCGGTCGCAGCGGAGCAAGTCGGAGCTGGAGCAGCCCGAGTCGCCGTTCCTAACCCTAGACATGGTGGACAAGTTCTTGAAGCTGGGGTTGCCGGTGGGCACCACCAAGGACCACCCATTAACCTGCCCGATGGGTGCAGCTGCGCCGCCTCTCGCAGGACTGAAGCTGCCGCCGATGATGTTCTGCGTGGCAGAGAATGACTTGATCAAGGACACGGAGATGGAGTACTACGAGGCGTTGAAGAAGGCGAACAAGGACGTGGAACTGTTCATCAGCTCTGGAATGGGGCATAGCTTCTACCTGAACAAGCTGGCAGTGGACATGGATCCTAAGACTGGAACCGAAACCGGCAAACTCATAGCCGCCGTTGCAGAATTCATCGGCCGCCGCGCCCATTACTGA
- the LOC127793288 gene encoding WAT1-related protein At5g07050-like, with product MEKQSCCRSFLQKSKPYLAMMSLQFGYAGMNIISKVSLNGGMSHYVLVVYRQIIATAVIVPFALFFERKARPKITFPIFMQIFVLGLLGPVIDLNFYYAGLKFTSPTFSCAISNMLPAMTFVMAVIFRMEKINLKKVKYQAKLIGTVFTVGGAMVMTLYKGPVVEMLWSKHVHPLKSAAPHQSTATATPDDKSWFKGSIFLIIATLAWASFFILQTVALKTYRKHQLTLTSLVCFVGTLQSIAVTFVMEHKASVWSIGWDMNLLAAAYAGIVASSISYYVQGLVMKTKGPVFATAFSPLMMIIVAVMGSFILAEKIFLGGVLGSLLIVIGLYSVLWGKHKEEKEKEAMEKANAIPEATKGTPASGGAVVLPSIGDIEANGLELQKQEANNNKLPNSVAIALPISDNPTKASQDA from the exons ATGGAGAAGCAGAGTTGCTGCAGAAGCTTCCTCCAGAAATCAAAACCCTACTTAGCCATGATGTCGTTGCAGTTCGGCTACGCTGGCATGAATATCATCTCCAAGGTCTCCCTCAATGGCGGCATGAGCCACTACGTGCTCGTCGTTTATCGCCAAATTATCGCCACCGCCGTCATCGTCCCCTTCGCTCTCTTCTTTGAGAG GAAAGCTCGGCCGAAGATTACATTCCCGATTTTCATGCAAATCTTCGTTCTCGGCCTTCTAGG GCCGGTGATTGACCTGAATTTCTACTACGCCGGTCTAAAGTTTACGTCGCCGACGTTCTCCTGTGCGATAAGCAACATGTTGCCGGCGATGACATTTGTAATGGCAGTAATATTTCG GATGGAGAAGATAAACCTCAAGAAGGTGAAGTACCAGGCGAAGCTGATCGGGACGGTGTTTACAGTGGGGGGAGCAATGGTGATGACGCTGTACAAGGGTCCGGTGGTGGAGATGCTGTGGTCTAAACACGTCCATCCTCTCAAATCCGCCGCGCCTCATCAGTCTACTGCCACTGCAACTCCTGATGATAAGAGCTGGTTCAAGGGCTCCATCTTCCTCATCATCGCCACCCTTGCTTGGGCCTCTTTCTTCATTTTGCAG ACCGTGGCGCTGAAAACATACAGGAAACATCAGCTGACGCTGACATCACTGGTATGCTTCGTGGGAACTCTGCAGTCTATAGCCGTCACTTTCGTTATGGAACACAAGGCCTCTGTTTGGTCCATCGGCTGGGATATGAACCTCCTCGCTGCTGCCTACGct GGTATTGTGGCTTCAAGCATTTCATACTATGTGCAAGGGTTGGTCATGAAGACAAAAGGGCCTGTTTTCGCGACGGCTTTTAGCCCTTTGATGATGATCATCGTTGCAGTCATGGGTTCTTTCATCCTCGCAGAAAAGATCTTCCTTggagg TGTGTTAGGGTCGCTCCTGATAGTTATAGGGCTTTACTCGGTTCTGTGGGGGAAACacaaagaagagaaggagaaggaagcaATGGAGAAAGCCAACGCCATCCCGGAAGCCACCAAGGGAACTCCGGCAAGCGGCGGCGCCGTCGTACTGCCGAGCATCGGAGACATCGAAGCCAATGGCTTGGAATTGCAGAAACAAGAAGCCAACAACAACAAGCTTCCTAATTCAGTGGCCATTGCTTTACCCATATCCGACAACCCGACCAAAGCCAGCCAAGATGCCTGA